From Raphanus sativus cultivar WK10039 unplaced genomic scaffold, ASM80110v3 Scaffold4030, whole genome shotgun sequence, the proteins below share one genomic window:
- the LOC108826247 gene encoding GPI-anchored protein LLG3-like, whose amino-acid sequence MEISPHCLVSLLLSLLLSGLASSLHISLDEFESHPAASRALLQAKTPCKEDFASKNYTIITSKCKGPNYPAKACCSAFKDFACPFAEALNEEKTDCASTMFSYINIYGRYPPGIFANMCKEGKEGLDCTDVQATSSAHAPLPLVSTHALLITVLFFYFF is encoded by the exons ATGGAGATTTCTCCTCATTGTttggtttctcttcttctaaGCCTCCTTTTGTCTGGCCTCGCCTCGTCTCTCCACATCTCTC TTGATGAATTTGAGTCACATCCAGCCGCAAGCCGAGCTCTTCTTCAGGCAAAGACAC CATGCAAAGAAGATTTTGCGAGCAAGAATTACACAATTATAACGAGCAAATGCAAAGGACCAAATTATCCAGCCAAGGCATGTTGTTCGGCCTTCAAGGACTTTGCTTGCCCATTCGCGGAAGCTCTTAATGAAGAAAAGACAGACTGTGCCTCCACAATGTTCAGCtacattaatatatatggtCGTTATCCTCCCGGAATATTCGCAAACATGTGCAAAGAAGGCAAAGAAGGGCTCGATTGCACCGACGTGCAGGCTACCTCGTCTGCTCATGCACCACTCCCTTTAGTCTCCACACATGCATTGCTTATCACCGTTCTCTTTTTTTACTTCTTCTAA
- the LOC108826764 gene encoding E3 ubiquitin-protein ligase RMA2: MEIEKVEDSAALGDSGGDFDCNICLDQVRDPVVTLCGHLFCWPCIYKWTYSTNNTRRRVDQYDKKESPKCPVCKSDVSDATLVPIYGRGQKIPQSGSNVPNRPSGPLYDSRGIGQRLGESESQRYMYRMPDPVMGVVCEMVYRRLFGESSRNVTPYRDTSLHSRRRTMQVDESLSRVYLFLLCFMVMCLLLF, from the coding sequence ATGGAGATAGAGAAGGTAGAAGACTCAGCAGCATTGGGTGACTCTGGAGGAGACTTCGACTGCAACATATGTTTGGATCAAGTACGTGACCCGGTCGTGACACTATGTGGCCACTTGTTTTGTTGGCCCTGCATATACAAGTGGACTTATTCCACCAACAATACAAGAAGACGCGTCGATCAGTACGATAAGAAGGAGTCCCCAAAATGTCCGGTCTGCAAATCTGATGTCTCGGATGCTACGCTTGTACCTATCTACGGCCGGGGGCAGAAAATACCCCAGTCCGGTTCAAACGTACCGAACAGACCATCCGGTCCGCTTTATGACTCAAGAGGAATTGGTCAACGTTTAGGAGAAAGTGAGAGTCAACGGTACATGTATAGAATGCCTGATCCAGTGATGGGTGTGGTATGCGAAATGGTATATCGGAGACTGTTTGGAGAGTCTTCTAGGAACGTAACACCGTACCGTGACACAAGTCTACATTCAAGGCGGCGGACAATGCAGGTGGATGAGTCGCTGAGCAGAGTCTACTTGTTCCTGCTTTGCTTCATGGTTATGTGTCTACTTCTCTTCTAG
- the LOC108826256 gene encoding uncharacterized protein LOC108826256: protein MKKSGILAASISAVASATAISAASTNTSLSFSLPETNLSRQDSKGKQRKKKGSEDEGDEKFAPRFDGLRFIETLVTAHR, encoded by the exons ATGAAGAAATCTGGAATCCTTGCAGCCTCCATCTCTGCAGTCGCTTCCGCCACGGCCATCTCCGCCGCGTCTACCAACACCTCCCTATCATTCTCTTTGCCGGAAACCAATCTTTCCCGCCag GATTCAAAaggaaaacagaggaagaagaaaggttCGGAAGATGAAGGAGATGAAAAGTTTGCTCCAAGGTTTGATGGGTTAAGATTCATCGAGACGCTTGTTACTGCTCATCGATAA